A genomic segment from Prochlorothrix hollandica PCC 9006 = CALU 1027 encodes:
- a CDS encoding Rpn family recombination-promoting nuclease/putative transposase has translation MKTDSLFYRLFSAAPSILFELIGQPDRPHYRFQSVELKQTGFRIDGILSPPDSQRHQPTYFIEVQFQKDNYLYHRAFAELFLYLQQYPHLHDWQAILIYPRPSLEPPPSLLYAPLLNSPNVKRIYLSQLPPTDSIPITLLQLIYKPIGQAPHLAQKILTQLDQAPSSLSPSLVLELLETTLVYKLPHLSREEIQAMLGIATSFRETRVYRDAFAEGIDQGLKQGLEQGLEKGLEQGLEQGLEKGLEKGLEQGLEQGLEQGLEQGLEQGLEQGLEQGYLQLILRLLNRRIGVLSEELQQKVKNLSGTQLEALGDALLDLNSPDDLEQWLRSAPSSHRPII, from the coding sequence ATGAAAACCGATTCCCTCTTTTATCGCCTCTTCAGCGCTGCCCCCTCCATTCTGTTTGAACTGATTGGCCAACCCGATCGACCCCACTACCGCTTCCAATCCGTCGAACTCAAACAAACCGGCTTCCGCATTGATGGCATTCTCTCCCCCCCAGACAGCCAACGCCACCAGCCCACCTACTTCATCGAAGTTCAATTCCAAAAAGACAACTACCTGTACCACCGCGCCTTCGCCGAACTCTTTCTCTACCTGCAACAATATCCCCATCTCCACGACTGGCAAGCCATCCTCATCTACCCCCGCCCCAGCCTGGAACCGCCCCCCAGCCTCCTCTACGCGCCCCTCCTCAACTCCCCCAACGTTAAACGCATCTACCTCAGCCAACTCCCCCCCACCGACTCAATCCCCATCACCCTGCTACAATTAATCTACAAACCCATCGGCCAAGCCCCCCACCTCGCCCAGAAAATCCTAACCCAACTAGATCAAGCCCCCAGTAGCCTCTCGCCCTCTCTCGTTCTGGAACTACTGGAAACCACCTTAGTCTATAAATTACCCCATCTCAGCCGTGAGGAGATTCAAGCCATGTTAGGAATTGCCACCAGTTTCCGCGAAACCCGCGTCTATCGTGATGCCTTCGCCGAAGGGATTGATCAAGGCTTAAAGCAAGGCTTAGAACAAGGCTTAGAGAAAGGCTTGGAACAAGGGTTGGAGCAGGGGTTAGAGAAAGGGTTAGAGAAAGGCTTGGAGCAAGGCTTGGAGCAAGGCTTGGAGCAGGGGTTAGAGCAAGGCTTGGAGCAGGGGTTAGAGCAAGGCTTGGAGCAAGGTTACCTACAATTAATCCTGCGACTCCTGAACCGACGCATCGGCGTTTTGAGTGAAGAACTCCAACAAAAGGTCAAAAATCTATCGGGTACCCAGCTTGAAGCCCTCGGAGATGCCCTCTTAGACTTAAACAGTCCCGATGACTTGGAACAGTGGTTACGATCCGCCCCATCGTCCCATCGTCCCATCATCTAA
- a CDS encoding DUF29 domain-containing protein gives MHPDIKAKLQSLYDIDYQCWLDETVAQLKAHQYNNLDLENLIEEIEGLGRSDKRAILSYLMRLCEHLLKLRYWQSEREQCFRGWDLEISNFRLQIQAILKDSPSLNNYLRENFLPTYSNARKLFLKASKLDPEQIPQHPEFSLEQALEEDWLPWQPQ, from the coding sequence ATGCATCCTGACATCAAAGCTAAGCTGCAATCCTTATATGATATCGACTACCAGTGCTGGCTTGATGAAACCGTTGCCCAATTGAAAGCACATCAGTACAACAATCTTGATCTAGAAAACCTGATTGAGGAAATCGAAGGCTTGGGCAGAAGCGATAAACGAGCCATTTTGAGCTACCTGATGCGACTGTGTGAACACCTTCTCAAACTCAGATACTGGCAATCCGAACGGGAACAATGCTTCAGAGGCTGGGATCTAGAAATCTCTAACTTTCGTCTACAAATCCAAGCCATCCTCAAAGATAGCCCCAGCCTCAACAACTACCTCAGGGAAAACTTCCTACCCACCTATAGCAACGCCCGCAAGCTCTTCCTCAAAGCCAGTAAACTCGACCCTGAACAAATCCCTCAACATCCTGAATTTAGCCTAGAGCAAGCCCTAGAAGAAGACTGGCTCCCCTGGCAGCCGCAATAG
- a CDS encoding Uma2 family endonuclease: MISTLLHPSQNQTLYPDSDGQPMAENTLQYDWIVRLVTNLRRLLKNQTAFVAGDLLWYPMQVETPPAPAQAPDVLVALGRPPGYRGSYKQWEEDNIAPQVVFEILSPSNTAKEMLAKQQFYSDHGVLEMFFYEPKSQDFWGLVRPKAEQNFQPITPLQLPWTSPTLGIRFELGAEGLTIFYPNGERFKEPGEFADERDRANQERDRAFAKLRELGIDPQELF, translated from the coding sequence ATGATCTCAACCTTACTGCACCCCTCCCAAAACCAGACCCTTTATCCCGATTCCGATGGACAACCCATGGCCGAAAACACCCTTCAATATGATTGGATTGTCCGCCTCGTTACGAATTTAAGACGACTCCTCAAAAATCAAACTGCATTTGTGGCAGGAGATTTACTCTGGTATCCCATGCAAGTGGAAACTCCGCCAGCCCCTGCCCAAGCCCCCGATGTCCTCGTTGCTCTCGGTAGACCACCGGGCTACCGAGGCAGCTACAAGCAATGGGAAGAAGATAACATTGCCCCCCAAGTTGTTTTTGAAATTCTTTCTCCCAGTAATACCGCAAAAGAAATGCTCGCCAAGCAACAGTTTTACAGTGACCATGGCGTACTGGAAATGTTCTTCTATGAACCTAAAAGTCAAGACTTTTGGGGGTTAGTGCGGCCTAAAGCTGAGCAGAACTTTCAACCGATCACCCCCCTCCAATTGCCTTGGACTTCTCCAACCCTAGGGATTCGATTTGAGTTAGGAGCCGAGGGATTGACGATTTTTTACCCGAATGGAGAGCGCTTTAAAGAACCCGGTGAGTTTGCCGATGAGCGCGATCGAGCTAACCAAGAACGCGATCGGGCTTTTGCTAAGCTTCGGGAATTGGGAATTGATCCTCAAGAACTTTTTTAA